The following proteins are co-located in the Hydrogenophaga sp. RAC07 genome:
- the flhC gene encoding flagellar transcriptional regulator FlhC: protein MAVGKSILNESRDIERAVALIQLGARLQVLEYETSLSYERLLRLYKEVAGKSPSKGQLPFSTDWFLTWQPNIHASLFLNIHEYLSKTSELEEIDTVIKAFRLYNDQMTASAIEPILSVTRAWRLVKFVDNGMLTLTKCNCCGGHFVTEPYENRHFVCGLCQPPARAGKGAASGGLRLH, encoded by the coding sequence ATGGCCGTCGGCAAAAGCATCCTCAACGAGTCCCGCGACATCGAACGTGCGGTGGCCCTGATCCAGCTCGGTGCGCGCCTGCAGGTGCTGGAGTACGAAACCTCCCTGTCGTACGAGCGCCTGTTGCGCCTGTACAAGGAAGTGGCGGGCAAGAGCCCTTCGAAAGGCCAGTTGCCTTTCTCCACCGACTGGTTCCTGACCTGGCAGCCCAACATCCACGCCTCGTTGTTCCTCAACATCCACGAGTACCTGAGCAAGACCAGCGAACTCGAAGAGATCGACACGGTGATCAAGGCCTTCCGTCTCTACAACGACCAGATGACGGCCAGCGCGATCGAGCCCATTCTCTCGGTCACCCGCGCCTGGCGCCTGGTGAAGTTCGTGGACAACGGCATGCTGACCCTGACCAAGTGCAACTGCTGCGGCGGCCACTTCGTGACCGAGCCCTACGAAAACCGCCACTTTGTGTGCGGCCTGTGCCAGCCACCGGCGCGTGCCGGCAAGGGCGCGGCTTCAGGTGGGCTCCGCTTGCACTGA
- the flhD gene encoding flagellar transcriptional regulator FlhD has translation MDSEQLLAEIREANLTYLMLAQNLIRKDRAEALFRLGLTEEAADLLGMLSTAQLLKIASSNMLLCRFRVDDDLVWNLLTSHNVKKVDNATTTQLHASILMAGKFAESMAAH, from the coding sequence ATGGACAGCGAACAACTCCTGGCAGAAATCCGCGAAGCCAACCTGACCTACCTGATGCTGGCTCAGAACCTGATCCGCAAGGACCGCGCCGAAGCACTGTTCCGCCTCGGCCTGACCGAAGAAGCCGCCGACCTGCTGGGCATGCTGTCCACCGCGCAGCTGCTGAAGATCGCCTCCAGCAACATGTTGCTGTGCCGCTTCCGTGTGGACGACGACCTGGTGTGGAACCTGCTGACCAGCCACAACGTGAAGAAGGTGGACAACGCCACCACCACGCAGCTGCACGCCAGCATCTTGATGGCCGGCAAGTTCGCCGAGTCCATGGCTGCTCACTGA